One part of the Ziziphus jujuba cultivar Dongzao chromosome 2, ASM3175591v1 genome encodes these proteins:
- the LOC107417520 gene encoding phenylacetaldehyde reductase isoform X1, which translates to MIGEGKVVCVTGASGYIASWIVKHLLQRGYTVKVSVRYPNDPKKTEHLLSLDGAKERLHLFKADLLEEGSFDALVEGCEGVFHTASPLVVSAADPQAEIIDPAMKGTLNVLRSCAKHPCIKRVIITSSIATVIYNGKRLAPDAVVDETWFSDPVFCEELKLWYILSKTLAEEAAWKFAKEKGIDLVTIHPGLVIGPLLQPTLNFSTEIILKLLNGAQTFRNMVYRFVDVRDVADAHIKAFEVPSARGRYCLVGHVAHVFEALKSLREIYPTLSLPDKCEDDKPFLQNHQVSKEKAKSLGVNYIPLEVSLRDTVESLKEKDYVNF; encoded by the exons ATGATTGGAGAAGGAAAGGTGGTGTGTGTCACCGGAGCTTCTGGCTATATAGCTTCATGGATTGTAAAGCATTTACTACAACGTGGATACACTGTCAAAGTCTCTGTTCGCTACCCAA ATGATCCAAAGAAAACCGAACACTTGCTCTCGCTGGATGGAGCTAAGGAAAGACTTCATTTGTTTAAAGCAGATTTATTGGAAGAAGGATCTTTTGATGCATTAGTTGAGGGGTGTGAAGGTGTTTTCCATACCGCTTCCCCTTTAGTTGTTTCAGCCGCTGATCCACAG GCTGAAATAATTGACCCTGCCATGAAAGGAACACTCAATGTTCTAAGATCTTGTGCAAAACATCCTTGTATCAAGAGAGTCATTATAACATCTTCCATTGCTACGGTTATATACAATGGAAAACGTTTGGCACCTGATGCTGTAGTTGATGAAACATGGTTTTCGGATCCTGTTTTCTGTGAGGAATTGAAG CTTTGGTATATTCTTTCAAAAACTTTAGCTGAAGAGGCTGCTTGGAAATTTGCTAAAGAAAAAGGGATTGACTTAGTGACCATACATCCAGGACTTGTGATTGGTCCTCTCTTACAGCCAACTCTAAATTTCTCTACAGAGATCATTCTGAAACTTTTAAATG GAGCTCAAACCTTCCGCAATATGGTTTATAGATTTGTTGACGTTCGAGATGTTGCAGATGCACATATTAAAGCGTTTGAAGTCCCTTCTGCAAGAGGAAGGTATTGTTTAGTTGGACATGTTGCACATGTTTTTGAGGCTTTGAAGAGTTTAAGAGAAATCTACCCGACTCTGAGCCTTCCTGACAA ATGTGAAGATGACAAGCCCTTCTTGCAAAACCACCAAGTATCCAAGGAGAAAGCAAAAAGTTTAGGTGTTAATTATATTCCTTTGGAAGTGAGTCTTAGGGACACAGTTGAAAGCCTAAAGGAAAAGGATTATGTCAACTTTTAA
- the LOC107417520 gene encoding phenylacetaldehyde reductase isoform X2, with protein sequence MSGEEKVVCVTGASGYIASWLVKLLLKRGYTVKASVRDPNDPKKTEHLLSLDGAKERLHLFKADLLEEGSFDALVEGCEGVFHTASPLVVSAADPQAEIIDPAMKGTLNVLRSCAKHPCIKRVIITSSIATVIYNGKRLAPDAVVDETWFSDPVFCEELKLWYILSKTLAEEAAWKFAKEKGIDLVTIHPGLVIGPLLQPTLNFSTEIILKLLNGAQTFRNMVYRFVDVRDVADAHIKAFEVPSARGRYCLVGHVAHVFEALKSLREIYPTLSLPDKCEDDKPFLQNHQVSKEKAKSLGVNYIPLEVSLRDTVESLKEKDYVNF encoded by the exons atgagtGGAGAAGAAAAGGTGGTGTGTGTAACAGGAGCTTCTGGTTATATAGCTTCATGGTTGGTGAAGCTCTTATTAAAACGTGGTTACACTGTCAAAGCCTCTGTTCGTGACCCAA ATGATCCAAAGAAAACCGAACACTTGCTCTCGCTGGATGGAGCTAAGGAAAGACTTCATTTGTTTAAAGCAGATTTATTGGAAGAAGGATCTTTTGATGCATTAGTTGAGGGGTGTGAAGGTGTTTTCCATACCGCTTCCCCTTTAGTTGTTTCAGCCGCTGATCCACAG GCTGAAATAATTGACCCTGCCATGAAAGGAACACTCAATGTTCTAAGATCTTGTGCAAAACATCCTTGTATCAAGAGAGTCATTATAACATCTTCCATTGCTACGGTTATATACAATGGAAAACGTTTGGCACCTGATGCTGTAGTTGATGAAACATGGTTTTCGGATCCTGTTTTCTGTGAGGAATTGAAG CTTTGGTATATTCTTTCAAAAACTTTAGCTGAAGAGGCTGCTTGGAAATTTGCTAAAGAAAAAGGGATTGACTTAGTGACCATACATCCAGGACTTGTGATTGGTCCTCTCTTACAGCCAACTCTAAATTTCTCTACAGAGATCATTCTGAAACTTTTAAATG GAGCTCAAACCTTCCGCAATATGGTTTATAGATTTGTTGACGTTCGAGATGTTGCAGATGCACATATTAAAGCGTTTGAAGTCCCTTCTGCAAGAGGAAGGTATTGTTTAGTTGGACATGTTGCACATGTTTTTGAGGCTTTGAAGAGTTTAAGAGAAATCTACCCGACTCTGAGCCTTCCTGACAA ATGTGAAGATGACAAGCCCTTCTTGCAAAACCACCAAGTATCCAAGGAGAAAGCAAAAAGTTTAGGTGTTAATTATATTCCTTTGGAAGTGAGTCTTAGGGACACAGTTGAAAGCCTAAAGGAAAAGGATTATGTCAACTTTTAA
- the LOC107417493 gene encoding polygalacturonase inhibitor yields the protein MNRDAQLIECLESDRETLINFKNGTDDLENRLSSWKGRNCCQWQGISCKNRTKAVIAIDPYLTHIHNMMILLIGFHLVPKLQILYLAGNKNLTASGIPESIGKLCNMDLFRMSINNLTSTLPEFLEGIEHYFSQSPLPSLKYLDLSTNQLVGKLPEWLSKLENLVKLNLYNNSIHGPNPVPFGESTQNLTELVIEKID from the exons ATGAATCGTGATGCTCAGTTGATTGAATGTTTGGAGTCCGACCGAGAAACTCttatcaatttcaaaaatgGTACTGATGATCTTGAAAATAGACTTTCCTCGTGGAAGGGAAGAAACTGCTGTCAATGGCAGGGAATAAGCTGCAAAAACAGGACAAAAGCTGTGATTGCAATTGATCCATACTTAACCCATATCCACAACATGATGATTCTTCTAATAG GATTCCACTTGGTGCCCAAGTTGCAGATTTTATATCTTGCTGGGAATAAAAATCTTACAGCAA GTGGTATTCCTGAATCCATTGGCAAACTCTGCAACATGGACCTTTTTCGTATGTCCATTAATAACTTGACTAGTACTTTACCCGAATTCCTTGAAGGAATAGAACACTACTTTTCTCAGAGTCCACTTCCTAGCTTGAAGTATTTGGATTTGTCCACCAATCAACTTGTTGGTAAATTACCAGAATGGTTGAGTAAACTTGAGAATCTTGTTAAGCTAAACTTGTACAACAACTCAATACATGGTCCAAACCCTGTTCCTTTTGGAGAATCAACACAAAATCTTACAGAACTAGTAATAGAAAAAATAGACTAA
- the LOC132800586 gene encoding phenylacetaldehyde reductase-like isoform X1, whose protein sequence is MVHSLIPANHRKLQRRRYRARRVAKDEWRRKGCVCVAGASVFIASWLVKLLLQCGYTVKASVRDPSIELGERQRMSGGGKVVYVTGASGFIASWLVKLLLQRGYTVKASVRDPNDPKKTEHLLSLDGAKERLHLLKANLLEEGSFDSLVEGCEGVFHTASPVIISPSDPEAEVIDPAVKGTLNVLRSCVKFPSVKRVVVTSSMASLTINGKPLTPDVVVDETWSSDPAVCEELKNWYALSKTLAEDVTWKFAKENKIDVVTMHPGFTIGPFLQSTLNVAAEIVLNHINASQTLANMVYRFVDVRDVAYAHIQAFEVASASGRYILVGTVMNNVGTSKILEELYPDLSLPERWEKEKPPLPIYHVSNEKAKGLGIDFISLEVSLRDSVECFKEKGFLIM, encoded by the exons ATGGTCCATTCCCTCATTCCCGCAAATCATCGTAAACTGCAAAGAAGAAGGTATAGAGCAAGAAGAGTAGCAAAGGATGAGTGGAGGAGGAAAGGTTGTGTCTGTGTAGCAGGAGCTTCTGTGTTCATAGCTTCATGGCTGGTGAAGCTCTTATTACAATGTGGATATACTGTCAAAGCCTCTGTTCGGGACCCAA GTATAGAGCTAGGAGAGAGGCAAAGGATGAGTGGAGGAGGGAAGGTGGTGTATGTAACAGGAGCTTCTGGGTTCATAGCTTCATGGCTGGTGAAACTCTTATTACAACGTGGATATACTGTCAAAGCCTCTGTTCGGGACCCAA ATGATCCAAAGAAAACAGAACACTTGCTTTCTCTTGATGGAGCTAAAGAAAGACTTCACTTGCTTAAAGCAAATTTACTAGAAGAAGGATCATTTGATTCTCTAGTTGAAGGGTGTGAAGGTGTTTTCCATACGGCATCTCCCGTTATTATTTCACCTAGTGATCCTGAG GCTGAAGTAATTGACCCTGCAGTGAAGGGAACACTGAATGTTCTAAGATCGTGTGTAAAATTTCCTTCTGTGAAGAGAGTAGTTGTAACATCTTCCATGGCTTCACTTACAATCAATGGGAAACCTCTCACACCTGATGTGGTAGTTGATGAGACATGGTCTTCAGATCCTGCTGTTTGTGAGGAGTTGAAG AATTGGTATGCACTTTCAAAAACTTTAGCTGAGGATGTTACTTGGAAGTttgcaaaagaaaacaagattGACGTGGTCACCATGCATCCAGGGTTTACTATTGGTCCTTTCTTACAGTCAACTCTTAACGTGGCAGCAGAGATTGTTCTGAATCATATAAATG CATCACAAACCTTAGCGAACATGGTTTATAGGTTTGTTGATGTTAGAGATGTAGCATATGCACATATTCAAGCATTTGAAGTAGCTTCAGCAAGTGGAAGATATATTTTAGTAGGAACTGTTATGAACAATGTTGGGACTTCAAAGATTTTAGAAGAACTATACCCTGATTTGAGCCTTCCTGAAAg ATGGGAAAAGGAAAAACCTCCTTTGCCAATCTATCATGTATCCAATGAGAAAGCAAAAGGTTTGGGCATTGACTTCATTTCGTTGGAAGTGAGTCTCAGAGACAGTGTTGAATGCTTCAAGGAGAAGGGTTTTCTAATCATGTAA
- the LOC132800586 gene encoding phenylacetaldehyde reductase-like isoform X2 has product MSGGGKVVYVTGASGFIASWLVKLLLQRGYTVKASVRDPNDPKKTEHLLSLDGAKERLHLLKANLLEEGSFDSLVEGCEGVFHTASPVIISPSDPEAEVIDPAVKGTLNVLRSCVKFPSVKRVVVTSSMASLTINGKPLTPDVVVDETWSSDPAVCEELKNWYALSKTLAEDVTWKFAKENKIDVVTMHPGFTIGPFLQSTLNVAAEIVLNHINASQTLANMVYRFVDVRDVAYAHIQAFEVASASGRYILVGTVMNNVGTSKILEELYPDLSLPERWEKEKPPLPIYHVSNEKAKGLGIDFISLEVSLRDSVECFKEKGFLIM; this is encoded by the exons ATGAGTGGAGGAGGGAAGGTGGTGTATGTAACAGGAGCTTCTGGGTTCATAGCTTCATGGCTGGTGAAACTCTTATTACAACGTGGATATACTGTCAAAGCCTCTGTTCGGGACCCAA ATGATCCAAAGAAAACAGAACACTTGCTTTCTCTTGATGGAGCTAAAGAAAGACTTCACTTGCTTAAAGCAAATTTACTAGAAGAAGGATCATTTGATTCTCTAGTTGAAGGGTGTGAAGGTGTTTTCCATACGGCATCTCCCGTTATTATTTCACCTAGTGATCCTGAG GCTGAAGTAATTGACCCTGCAGTGAAGGGAACACTGAATGTTCTAAGATCGTGTGTAAAATTTCCTTCTGTGAAGAGAGTAGTTGTAACATCTTCCATGGCTTCACTTACAATCAATGGGAAACCTCTCACACCTGATGTGGTAGTTGATGAGACATGGTCTTCAGATCCTGCTGTTTGTGAGGAGTTGAAG AATTGGTATGCACTTTCAAAAACTTTAGCTGAGGATGTTACTTGGAAGTttgcaaaagaaaacaagattGACGTGGTCACCATGCATCCAGGGTTTACTATTGGTCCTTTCTTACAGTCAACTCTTAACGTGGCAGCAGAGATTGTTCTGAATCATATAAATG CATCACAAACCTTAGCGAACATGGTTTATAGGTTTGTTGATGTTAGAGATGTAGCATATGCACATATTCAAGCATTTGAAGTAGCTTCAGCAAGTGGAAGATATATTTTAGTAGGAACTGTTATGAACAATGTTGGGACTTCAAAGATTTTAGAAGAACTATACCCTGATTTGAGCCTTCCTGAAAg ATGGGAAAAGGAAAAACCTCCTTTGCCAATCTATCATGTATCCAATGAGAAAGCAAAAGGTTTGGGCATTGACTTCATTTCGTTGGAAGTGAGTCTCAGAGACAGTGTTGAATGCTTCAAGGAGAAGGGTTTTCTAATCATGTAA
- the LOC125418309 gene encoding phenylacetaldehyde reductase-like, with protein sequence MVSLTINGKPLITDVVVDETWFSNLAVCEELKNWYAFSKSLAEDATWKFAKENMIDVVTIHPEFTIGTFLQATLNVPAEIVLNHINGSQTLANMVYRFVDVRDVAYAHIQAFEVASASGPYILVGTVMNNVGTSKILEELYPDFSLPERDVAYAHILAFELRSATGRYVLVGTVTNNAGPS encoded by the exons ATGGTTTCACTTACAATCAATGGGAAACCTCTCATAACCGATGTGGTAGTTGATGAGACATGGTTTTCAAATCTTGCTGTTTGTGAGGAGTTGAAG AATTGGTAtgcattttcaaaatctttagCTGAGGATGCTACATGGAAGTTTGCAAAAGAAAACATGATTGACGTGGTCACCATACATCCAGAGTTTACTATTGGTACTTTCTTACAGGCAACTCTTAATGTGCCAGCAGAGATTGTTCTGAATCATATAAATG GATCACAAACCTTAGCCAACATGGTTTATAGGTTTGTTGATGTTAGAGATGTAGCATATGCACATATTCAAGCATTTGAAGTAGCTTCAGCTAGTGGACCATATATTTTAGTAGGAACTGTTATGAACAATGTTGGGACTTCAAAGATTTTAGAAGAACTATACCCTGATTTTAGCCTTCCTGAAAg AGATGTTGCATATGCACATATTCTAGCATTTGAGTTACGTTCAGCTACTGGAAGATATGTTTTAGTTGGAACTGTTACAAATAATGCTGGGCCTTCCTGA
- the LOC132800592 gene encoding anthocyanidin 3-O-glucosyltransferase 2-like has translation MKKVELIFIPSPGIGHLVSTVEMAKLLVARDHCLHVTVLVMKLPFETKVSTYLHSLSSSSSSSSFSNISARISFVILPHDHNNTLADSNPGLFLNQFAEIQKPHVREAVAAKLIHSRDKSSADHESDSPPRLAGFVIDIFCTTMKDVAEEFGIPTYVFFTSSASFLRLMFHITDLKDEENIDTTDFKDDPNTDLVVPGILNPVPASVLPGVVLLKDSAPLMLTHARRMRDSKGILVNTFAELESHAIRSLSETSEFPPVYSVGPILNPERTHHGSDIIKWLDDQPPSSVVFLCFGSMGGFSEEQVTEIAIALENSGVRFIWSLRQPPPKNAFTPPTDYDDPSQVVSKEFLDRTVGIGKIIGWAPQVDILSHPAIGGFVSHCGWNSILESLWFGVPMATWPLYAEQQFNAFEIVKEMKLGVEIKLDYRTAGFYSGANDEVVIVNAQEIETGIRKLMENESDVRKRVKQVSEKSKQALMDGGPSYSSLKSFIETVMVNLPSS, from the coding sequence atgaagaaagttgAGCTCATCTTCATCCCCTCACCTGGTATTGGTCACCTTGTCTCCACAGTGGAGATGGCAAAGCTCCTCGTGGCTCGAGATCATTGTCTTCACGTTACGGTACTCGTCATGAAGCTACCCTTTGAAACCAAAGTCTCAACCTACCTCcactctctttcttcttcttcttcttcttcttccttctccaacATCTCAGCACGTATCAGCTTCGTCATTCTCCCACACGACCATAATAATACCCTTGCAGATTCCAACCCTGGCCTTTTCTTGAATCAGTTCGCGGAGATTCAAAAACCCCATGTCAGAGAAGCCGTTGCCGCAAAACTGATCCATTCCAGAGACAAGAGTAGTGCTGATCATGAGTCTGACTCGCCGCCCCGACTAGCCGGTTTCGTCATCGACATATTCTGCACCACCATGAAAGACGTAGCCGAGGAATTCGGGATTCCTACATACGTGTTTTTCACATCTAGTGCGTCCTTTCTTCGCCTCATGTTCCATATCACAGACCTTAAGGATGAAGAAAACATCGATACCACCGATTTCAAGGACGACCCGAATACCGATTTGGTCGTCCCGGGTATTTTAAACCCGGTACCCGCTAGTGTTTTGCCCGGTGTGGTTTTGCTCAAAGATAGCGCCCCGTTGATGCTGACTCATGCTAGAAGGATGAGGGACTCAAAGGGTATTTTAGTAAATACGTTTGCAGAGCTGGAATCCCATGCAATCCGTTCATTATCAGAGACGAGTGAATTTCCACCGGTGTATTCTGTGGGACCCATACTGAACCCAGAAAGGACGCATCATGGTTCGGATATAATTAAGTGGCTTGATGATCAACCTCCATCGTCAGTAGTGTTCCTGTGTTTCGGGAGCATGGGAGGTTTCAGTGAGGAGCAAGTGACAGAGATTGCTATTGCACTAGAAAATAGTGGGGTCCGATTCATATGGTCACTACGACAGCCTCCTCCAAAAAATGCTTTCACTCCACCAACTGATTACGACGATCCAAGCCAAGTCGTTTCCAAAGAGTTTCTCGATCGAACGGTTGGGATTGGTAAAATCATAGGATGGGCCCCACAAGTTGATATACTTTCTCATCCGGCAATTGGAGGGTTCGTATCGCATTGCGGATGGAATTCAATCTTGGAGAGTCTGTGGTTCGGTGTGCCTATGGCCACGTGGCCGCTTTACGCTGAGCAGCAATTTAATGCGTTTGAGATTGTTAAGGAAATGAAACTGGGTGTTGAGATTAAGTTGGATTATAGGACTGCAGGCTTTTATAGCGGGGCCAATGATGAGGTTGTGATTGTAAATGCTCAAGAAATAGAGACGGGGATCAGAAAGTTGATGGAGAATGAGAGTGATGTTAGGAAAAGAGTTAAACAAGTAAGTGAGAAAAGTAAACAGGCTTTAATGGATGGTGGACCTTCATATTCTTCATTGAAAAGTTTCATCGAAACTGTCATGGTTAATCTGCCTTCAAGTTGA